A genomic segment from Polyangium mundeleinium encodes:
- a CDS encoding endonuclease V, with the protein MLACVDVAYAPDDSFAVAAGLLFRRWDDAAVANELTARIDEVAPYEPGAFYRRELPPLLDLLRKVDPLPEVVVVDGYVWLSADGRPGLGARLFEALGGRVVVVGVAKTAFHGDAPSVPVKRGKSEKPLHVTAAGATPDEAAAWIQSMHGPHRLPTLLARVDRLCRDALTR; encoded by the coding sequence ATGCTCGCCTGCGTCGACGTCGCCTACGCTCCCGACGACAGCTTCGCCGTCGCCGCCGGCCTGCTTTTCCGCCGCTGGGACGACGCGGCCGTCGCAAACGAGCTGACGGCCCGCATCGACGAAGTCGCGCCTTACGAGCCCGGCGCGTTCTACCGGCGCGAGCTGCCGCCGCTCCTCGACTTGCTGCGCAAGGTCGACCCGCTGCCCGAGGTCGTGGTCGTGGACGGGTACGTGTGGCTCTCGGCGGACGGGCGGCCGGGGCTCGGGGCGCGGCTCTTCGAGGCGCTCGGCGGGCGGGTCGTGGTCGTCGGCGTCGCGAAGACCGCGTTCCACGGCGACGCGCCTTCCGTCCCGGTGAAGCGCGGCAAAAGTGAAAAACCGCTCCACGTGACGGCCGCGGGCGCGACGCCGGACGAGGCGGCGGCGTGGATCCAATCGATGCACGGCCCCCACCGGCTCCCCACGCTGCTCGCCCGCGTCGACAGGCTTTGCCGGGACGCGCTCACCCGATGA
- a CDS encoding cytochrome P450, whose amino-acid sequence MGNLPPGPRTSITSLVRYMRDPIGCMQPLTQKYGDPFCFPGKPPLVMTGDPAGIKAIYTADPDTFEPLNQDLGVFIGPRSLILASGAPHKRARKLMMPPFHGARMRAYGEQMVRLAEERAAGFQNGQTVTMSDVLQELSLAVILQVVFGVTERAGMDALAKLLLETTNGISPLIALFPALRREFGGVGPYARFLERRRRLHAALDELIEKGRATGPREDILSLLLAARTEDGEPMDDDEIRDQLILLVFAGHETTAIAIAWALYALHRPENAAALGRLREELVSLGPDPEPEKIGKLPYLEAVCNETLRRFPLAPAPAPRKLLRPLDLMGYNLPAGTGVVAAISVAHFREDVYPEPMRFSPERFLDRSYSPFEFLPYGGGARRCLGAAMASYEMKLVLGTWLKRHRLRLASLKPDNGAVRAANAGPASGVRMIVEGPLG is encoded by the coding sequence ATGGGGAACCTGCCGCCTGGGCCGCGCACCAGCATCACGAGCCTCGTTCGATACATGCGTGATCCGATCGGCTGCATGCAGCCGCTCACGCAGAAGTACGGCGATCCGTTCTGCTTCCCGGGCAAACCCCCGCTCGTCATGACGGGCGATCCCGCCGGGATCAAGGCCATCTACACGGCCGATCCGGACACCTTCGAGCCTCTCAATCAGGACCTCGGCGTCTTCATCGGGCCCCGCTCGCTCATCCTCGCCAGCGGCGCCCCGCACAAGCGGGCGCGCAAGCTCATGATGCCCCCGTTCCACGGCGCCCGCATGCGCGCCTATGGCGAGCAGATGGTGCGCCTCGCCGAGGAGCGCGCCGCCGGCTTCCAGAATGGACAAACCGTCACGATGTCCGACGTCCTGCAGGAGCTCTCGCTCGCCGTCATCCTGCAGGTCGTCTTTGGCGTCACCGAGCGCGCCGGCATGGACGCGCTGGCCAAGCTCTTGCTCGAGACCACGAATGGCATCTCGCCGCTGATCGCGCTTTTCCCCGCGCTGCGCCGCGAATTCGGGGGCGTCGGCCCCTACGCGCGGTTCCTGGAGCGCCGCCGCCGCCTCCACGCCGCGCTCGACGAGCTCATTGAAAAAGGCCGCGCCACGGGGCCGCGCGAGGACATCCTGAGCCTCTTGCTCGCCGCGCGCACCGAGGACGGCGAGCCGATGGACGACGACGAGATCCGCGATCAGCTCATCCTCCTCGTCTTCGCCGGGCACGAGACCACCGCGATCGCCATCGCCTGGGCCCTCTATGCGCTGCACCGACCCGAAAACGCCGCCGCGCTCGGGCGCCTGCGTGAAGAGCTCGTGTCCCTCGGGCCCGATCCCGAACCAGAAAAAATTGGAAAACTCCCGTACCTCGAGGCCGTGTGCAACGAAACGCTCCGCCGCTTCCCGCTCGCGCCTGCGCCGGCCCCGCGCAAGCTCCTCCGGCCCCTCGATTTGATGGGGTACAACCTGCCGGCCGGCACGGGCGTGGTCGCGGCGATCTCGGTCGCCCATTTCCGCGAGGACGTCTACCCGGAGCCGATGCGGTTTTCGCCCGAGCGTTTCCTCGACCGCTCGTATTCGCCGTTCGAGTTCCTTCCGTACGGCGGCGGCGCGCGGCGATGCCTCGGCGCGGCGATGGCGAGCTACGAGATGAAGCTCGTGCTCGGGACGTGGCTCAAGCGCCATCGATTGCGGCTCGCGTCGCTCAAGCCCGACAACGGCGCCGTGCGCGCGGCCAATGCAGGGCCGGCAAGCGGGGTGCGGATGATCGTCGAGGGTCCGCTCGGCTGA
- a CDS encoding nuclear transport factor 2 family protein: MNEAQNVSPAVDLALAFVERVQSGGDIQGLVTEDVQEEELPNRIFASGARRDLAAMRAGVERGKTIFAEQRYRVFRAFGDAAQAVLEIEWTGVLALPLGSLAKGATMRAACAFFFDVREGKIARVRHYDAFDPF; the protein is encoded by the coding sequence ATGAACGAAGCGCAGAACGTTTCACCTGCCGTCGATCTCGCCCTCGCTTTCGTGGAGCGGGTCCAGTCCGGCGGCGACATCCAGGGGCTCGTGACCGAGGACGTGCAGGAGGAGGAACTGCCGAACCGCATTTTCGCCTCGGGCGCGCGGCGCGACCTCGCGGCGATGCGGGCGGGGGTCGAGCGGGGAAAGACGATCTTCGCGGAGCAGCGATATCGGGTGTTCCGCGCGTTCGGGGACGCGGCGCAGGCCGTGCTGGAGATCGAGTGGACCGGCGTGCTCGCCCTTCCGCTCGGCTCGCTCGCGAAAGGCGCGACGATGCGCGCGGCGTGCGCCTTCTTCTTCGACGTGCGGGAGGGCAAGATCGCCCGCGTCCGCCATTACGACGCGTTTGATCCGTTCTGA
- a CDS encoding MarR family winged helix-turn-helix transcriptional regulator, which translates to MTKAAPVDPSDLDVGSLALFVGYTLSAEVLGELRAAGHPDLRMSHGLVFQHLLALDRTISELAKLLGVTQQAASKSAAELESLGYLTRVADPADARVRRLRLSARAHDAITCARAARARIDRTLAKQLGKERLASTRQALAEILELFGGADAVRARRVRPPE; encoded by the coding sequence ATGACGAAGGCTGCTCCTGTGGACCCCTCGGACCTCGACGTCGGCTCGCTCGCGCTCTTCGTCGGGTATACGCTCAGCGCGGAGGTCCTCGGCGAGCTCCGCGCGGCCGGGCATCCGGACCTCCGGATGTCGCACGGGCTCGTGTTCCAGCACCTGCTCGCCCTGGACCGCACCATCAGCGAGCTCGCGAAGCTGCTCGGCGTCACGCAGCAAGCGGCGTCGAAGTCCGCCGCCGAGCTCGAATCCCTCGGCTACCTGACGCGCGTCGCAGATCCCGCAGACGCGCGGGTGCGCCGGCTCAGGCTCAGCGCGCGCGCGCACGACGCCATCACCTGTGCACGCGCCGCCCGCGCGCGGATCGATCGCACCCTCGCGAAACAGCTTGGCAAGGAGCGCCTCGCGAGCACCCGTCAGGCGCTCGCCGAGATCCTGGAGCTCTTCGGCGGCGCCGACGCCGTCCGCGCCCGCCGCGTCCGACCACCGGAGTAG
- a CDS encoding tRNA-uridine aminocarboxypropyltransferase: MLPACDTCRRPTVACVCDRIVSYPTDRRVLILQHPQEQDALLGSAQIVLASLPRAQLVVGLSWRNLGHALGEEDVDPHKWAVLFPDSEAQSDVTTRRGAPLDPQALEGILVLDGTWSKAKTLWWRNPWLNKLNRMNLRPTKPSIYGRLRAEPRREYVSTLESVVAALTLCGENPEIEAGLSRVFRTLMQRVRDANLAPEERKLPRRTRPPRGPRPPRPNTPTE; this comes from the coding sequence GTGCTCCCCGCCTGTGACACTTGCCGCCGCCCGACCGTCGCCTGCGTGTGCGACCGTATCGTCTCGTACCCGACGGACCGCCGCGTGCTGATCCTCCAGCACCCGCAAGAGCAGGATGCGCTGCTCGGCTCGGCGCAGATCGTGCTGGCGAGCTTGCCGCGGGCGCAGCTCGTCGTGGGCTTGAGCTGGCGCAACCTCGGTCACGCGCTCGGCGAGGAGGACGTCGATCCGCACAAGTGGGCGGTCCTCTTCCCCGACAGCGAGGCGCAGAGCGACGTCACCACGAGGCGCGGCGCGCCCCTCGATCCCCAGGCGCTCGAAGGGATCCTCGTGCTCGACGGGACCTGGTCGAAGGCGAAGACCTTGTGGTGGCGCAATCCCTGGTTGAACAAGCTGAACCGCATGAACCTGCGGCCGACGAAACCTTCGATCTACGGCCGACTGCGCGCCGAGCCGCGGCGCGAGTACGTCTCGACGCTCGAATCCGTCGTGGCCGCGCTCACGCTCTGCGGGGAGAATCCGGAGATCGAGGCGGGCCTCTCGCGTGTCTTTCGCACGCTGATGCAGCGCGTCCGTGACGCGAACCTCGCGCCGGAAGAGCGAAAGCTGCCGCGACGGACGCGTCCTCCGCGTGGGCCCAGGCCGCCAAGGCCGAACACGCCGACGGAGTGA
- a CDS encoding TetR family transcriptional regulator yields MARPVKADSETTKRRILEAAGRLFAVHGINGASLRDIAAFAGLSQSLVSHYFGGKEQLYHAVVRGMLRELDTLGEALTADLAERPATPEELLHRAVRTGFRFTREHRDAVMLIQRSFLEKGHLDEDTLLGSLLPFLEQSSLVLAALTKTSPRALRLTVQSSIYLVVRYSLAPTHELAAIAGTTGAPEHETLAAVEEHLVETVASMTGLGRAARSSAL; encoded by the coding sequence GTGGCCCGTCCCGTCAAGGCTGATTCCGAGACCACGAAGAGACGCATCCTCGAGGCGGCGGGGCGGCTCTTCGCGGTCCACGGCATCAACGGCGCCAGCCTCCGCGACATCGCGGCCTTCGCAGGGCTGAGCCAGAGCCTGGTCAGCCATTATTTCGGGGGGAAGGAGCAGCTCTACCACGCCGTGGTGCGCGGCATGCTCCGCGAACTCGACACGCTGGGCGAGGCGCTCACCGCGGACCTCGCCGAGCGCCCGGCCACGCCGGAGGAACTCCTCCATCGTGCCGTGCGTACGGGCTTCCGCTTCACGCGCGAGCACCGCGACGCTGTGATGCTGATCCAGCGCTCGTTTCTGGAGAAAGGCCACCTCGACGAGGACACGTTGCTCGGCAGCTTGCTCCCGTTTCTGGAGCAGAGCTCGCTCGTGCTCGCGGCGCTCACCAAAACCTCGCCGCGCGCGCTGCGCCTCACCGTGCAGAGCAGCATTTACCTCGTCGTTCGGTACAGCCTCGCGCCGACCCACGAGCTCGCCGCGATCGCCGGCACGACCGGGGCGCCCGAGCACGAGACCCTCGCGGCCGTCGAGGAGCACCTCGTCGAGACCGTCGCGTCCATGACCGGCCTCGGCCGCGCCGCTCGCTCTTCCGCCCTTTGA
- a CDS encoding PP2C family protein-serine/threonine phosphatase: MGSLDVSPLAAGTTDTSRHRERNEDRFGVFPDLGLFVVVDGMSGASGSGEVVAKIAVDVMREHFEATRDAHAGAHRLAEAVRLANRRVLERTSTERWLSNGACTLVALALDAEGVHVTHVGDSRVYRLVGEGLEQLTEDHSLLADAHCLGISLPTDVPPETFAKILVRAVGMQEDVVFEVQTFAARPRDVYLLSTDGLHDFVPPDEMAAVIRANPDLDAAVQGLLGRAIHHDAADNITCVLVVPHPG; encoded by the coding sequence ATGGGCTCGCTCGACGTCTCTCCCCTCGCCGCCGGCACGACCGACACGAGCCGCCATCGCGAGCGAAATGAGGATCGATTCGGCGTCTTCCCCGACCTCGGCCTCTTCGTCGTGGTCGACGGGATGAGCGGCGCGTCCGGGTCGGGCGAGGTCGTGGCGAAGATCGCCGTCGACGTGATGCGGGAGCATTTCGAGGCGACACGCGACGCACACGCGGGGGCCCACCGCCTCGCCGAGGCGGTACGTCTCGCGAACCGCCGGGTCCTCGAGCGCACGTCCACCGAGCGATGGCTCTCCAACGGCGCATGCACCCTCGTGGCCCTCGCGCTCGACGCGGAAGGCGTCCACGTGACCCACGTCGGAGACAGCCGTGTGTATCGGCTCGTCGGCGAGGGCCTGGAGCAGCTCACGGAGGATCACTCGCTCCTCGCCGACGCCCATTGCCTCGGGATCTCGCTTCCCACCGACGTGCCCCCCGAAACCTTCGCCAAGATCCTCGTCCGCGCCGTCGGCATGCAGGAAGATGTCGTGTTCGAGGTCCAGACGTTCGCCGCCCGCCCGCGCGACGTCTATCTGCTGTCGACCGACGGGCTCCACGACTTCGTTCCGCCCGACGAAATGGCCGCGGTGATTCGCGCGAATCCCGACCTCGACGCCGCCGTGCAGGGCCTCCTCGGCCGGGCGATCCATCACGACGCAGCAGACAACATCACCTGCGTGCTCGTCGTGCCCCACCCAGGATGA